The following are from one region of the Mauremys reevesii isolate NIE-2019 linkage group 2, ASM1616193v1, whole genome shotgun sequence genome:
- the ACTR1B gene encoding beta-centractin isoform X1: MESYDIIANQPVVIDNGSGVVKAGFAGDQIPKYCFPNYVGRPKHVRVMAGALEGDLFIGPKAEEHRGLLSIRYPMEHGIVRDWNDMERIWQYVYSKDQLQTFSEEHPVLLTEAPLNPCKNREKAAEVFFETFNVPALFISMQAVLSLYATGRTTGVVLDAGDGVTHAVPIYEGFAMPHSIMRVDVAGRDVSRYLRLLLRKEGYDFHTSAEFEVVKMIKERACYLSINPQKDEALETEKVLYSLPDGSTLEVGPARFRAPELLFQPDLVGDESEGIHEVLAFAIQKSDMDLRRTLFANIVLSGGSTLFKGFGDRLLSEVKKLAPKDVKIKISAPQERLYSTWIGGSILASLDTFKKMWVSKKEYEEDGARAIHRKTF; this comes from the exons GGTTCCGGGGTTGTCAAGGCTGGCTTTGCTGGTGACCAGATCCCGAAATACTGCTTCCCGAACTA TGTGGGGCGCCCAAAGCACGTCCGGGTCATGGCGGGGGCGCTGGAGGGGGATCTCTTCATTGGTCCCAAAGCAGAG GAGCACCGGGGCCTGCTGTCCATCCGCTACCCCATGGAGCACGGCATCGTCCGGGACTGGAACGACATGGAGCGGATCTGGCAGTACGTGTACTCCAAAGACCAGCTGCAGACCTTCTCCGAAGAG cacccagtTCTCCTGACGGAAGCCCCCCTAAACCCCTGCAAGAACCGTGAGAAGGCGGCCGAGGTTTTCTTCGAGACCTTCAACGTTCCAGCGCTTTTCATCTCCATGCAGGCCGTCCTCAGCCT ctACGCCACGGGCCGCACGACGGGGGTGGTGCTGGATGCGGGGGATGGCGTCACGCACGCGGTGCCCATCTATGAGGGCTTCGCCATGCCGCACTCCATCATGCGGGTGGACGTGGCCGGGCGGGACGTCTCGCGCTACCTCCGCCTGCTGCTGCGCAAGGAGGGCTACGACTTCCACACCTCGGCCGAGTTCGAGGTGGTCAAGATGATAAAGGAG CGGGCCTGCTACCTGTCCATTAACCCCCAGAAGGACGAGGCACTGGAGACGGAGAAGGTGCTCTACAGCCTGCCGGACGGGAGCACGCTGGAG GTGGGCCCGGCTCGCTTCCGAGCCCCTGAGCTGCTCTTCCAGCCGGACCTGGTGGGGGACGAGAGCGAAGGGATCCATGAGGTCCTGGCCTTTGCCATCCAGAAATCCGACATGGACCTGCGGCGGACGCTCTTCGCCAACATCGTGCTGTCCGGCGGCTCCACACTCTTCAAAG GGTTTGGGGACCGGCTGCTCAGCGAGGTGAAGAAACTCGCCCCAAAGGATGTCAAGATTAAG ATCTCTGCCCCGCAGGAGCGACTGTACTCCACGTGGATCGG CGGCTCCATCCTGGCCTCACTGGACACCTTCAAGAAGATGTGGGTGTCGAAGAAGGAGTACGAGGAGGACGGGGCACGGGCCATCCACCGCAAGACGTTCTAG
- the ACTR1B gene encoding beta-centractin isoform X2, translating into MAGALEGDLFIGPKAEEHRGLLSIRYPMEHGIVRDWNDMERIWQYVYSKDQLQTFSEEHPVLLTEAPLNPCKNREKAAEVFFETFNVPALFISMQAVLSLYATGRTTGVVLDAGDGVTHAVPIYEGFAMPHSIMRVDVAGRDVSRYLRLLLRKEGYDFHTSAEFEVVKMIKERACYLSINPQKDEALETEKVLYSLPDGSTLEVGPARFRAPELLFQPDLVGDESEGIHEVLAFAIQKSDMDLRRTLFANIVLSGGSTLFKGFGDRLLSEVKKLAPKDVKIKISAPQERLYSTWIGGSILASLDTFKKMWVSKKEYEEDGARAIHRKTF; encoded by the exons ATGGCGGGGGCGCTGGAGGGGGATCTCTTCATTGGTCCCAAAGCAGAG GAGCACCGGGGCCTGCTGTCCATCCGCTACCCCATGGAGCACGGCATCGTCCGGGACTGGAACGACATGGAGCGGATCTGGCAGTACGTGTACTCCAAAGACCAGCTGCAGACCTTCTCCGAAGAG cacccagtTCTCCTGACGGAAGCCCCCCTAAACCCCTGCAAGAACCGTGAGAAGGCGGCCGAGGTTTTCTTCGAGACCTTCAACGTTCCAGCGCTTTTCATCTCCATGCAGGCCGTCCTCAGCCT ctACGCCACGGGCCGCACGACGGGGGTGGTGCTGGATGCGGGGGATGGCGTCACGCACGCGGTGCCCATCTATGAGGGCTTCGCCATGCCGCACTCCATCATGCGGGTGGACGTGGCCGGGCGGGACGTCTCGCGCTACCTCCGCCTGCTGCTGCGCAAGGAGGGCTACGACTTCCACACCTCGGCCGAGTTCGAGGTGGTCAAGATGATAAAGGAG CGGGCCTGCTACCTGTCCATTAACCCCCAGAAGGACGAGGCACTGGAGACGGAGAAGGTGCTCTACAGCCTGCCGGACGGGAGCACGCTGGAG GTGGGCCCGGCTCGCTTCCGAGCCCCTGAGCTGCTCTTCCAGCCGGACCTGGTGGGGGACGAGAGCGAAGGGATCCATGAGGTCCTGGCCTTTGCCATCCAGAAATCCGACATGGACCTGCGGCGGACGCTCTTCGCCAACATCGTGCTGTCCGGCGGCTCCACACTCTTCAAAG GGTTTGGGGACCGGCTGCTCAGCGAGGTGAAGAAACTCGCCCCAAAGGATGTCAAGATTAAG ATCTCTGCCCCGCAGGAGCGACTGTACTCCACGTGGATCGG CGGCTCCATCCTGGCCTCACTGGACACCTTCAAGAAGATGTGGGTGTCGAAGAAGGAGTACGAGGAGGACGGGGCACGGGCCATCCACCGCAAGACGTTCTAG